A genomic segment from Rhodothermales bacterium encodes:
- a CDS encoding DUF2914 domain-containing protein, whose protein sequence is MNWFTLLMALTALAISPARVRAQDGQVVVVESIRFGTGIEDRELVGTGTTFTSRPDMIYCHTRIEGARPPTHVYHIWSFNGEEKRRVKLEVGAASWRTWSGRSTEALLAQGEGIWEVEVQSSEGEVLKRATFTIRRADG, encoded by the coding sequence ATGAATTGGTTTACCCTGTTGATGGCGCTCACCGCCCTGGCGATCTCGCCGGCGCGCGTTCGGGCGCAGGACGGCCAGGTCGTCGTCGTCGAATCAATCCGCTTCGGTACGGGTATCGAAGACCGGGAGCTTGTTGGAACGGGAACGACGTTCACCAGCCGGCCCGACATGATTTATTGCCATACCCGGATCGAGGGCGCCCGTCCGCCGACGCACGTCTACCACATCTGGTCCTTCAACGGCGAGGAGAAACGCCGCGTCAAGCTCGAGGTCGGCGCCGCGTCGTGGCGGACCTGGAGCGGACGTTCGACCGAGGCGCTGCTGGCGCAGGGCGAAGGGATCTGGGAAGTCGAAGTGCAGTCGTCCGAAGGCGAAGTGCTCAAACGCGCCACCTTTACCATTCGGCGCGCCGACGGTTAA